In a genomic window of Gossypium arboreum isolate Shixiya-1 chromosome 9, ASM2569848v2, whole genome shotgun sequence:
- the LOC108454688 gene encoding uncharacterized protein LOC108454688 — translation MAAAAHIDIEPAIPEEETTSNSLIRNTRCCFCFPCFSSRRTPAVGLAFWQRIGSSHVRSNTGFWSSSVRAFKKVREWSEIVAGPRWKTFIRRFNRSKSGSGIVSSGRHGQFHYDPLSYALNFDEGPRQNGNLEDDNDFGAFRAFSTRYASVPGSEKTPLA, via the coding sequence ATGGCGGCGGCGGCTCATATAGATATAGAGCCAGCAATACCCGAAGAAGAAACGACGTCGAATTCCCTTATACGAAACACTCGTTGCTGCTTCTGTTTCCCTTGCTTCAGCTCCCGTCGTACGCCTGCCGTTGGCTTAGCCTTTTGGCAGCGGATAGGTTCGTCCCATGTCCGGTCCAATACTGGCTTCTGGTCCTCAAGTGTTAGAGCCTTCAAGAAGGTTCGAGAGTGGTCCGAGATCGTCGCCGGCCCCCGCTGGAAGACTTTTATCAGGAGATTCAACCGTAGCAAAAGTGGGAGCGGAATCGTCTCCAGCGGTAGGCATGGGCAATTCCATTATGATCCTTTGAGTTACGCTTTGAATTTCGACGAAGGCCCGCGACAGAATGGTAATTTGGAAGACGATAATGATTTCGGTGCCTTTCGGGCTTTCTCAACCCGTTACGCTTCTGTTCCCGGTTCGGAGAAAACACCATTGGCGTAG